CATTCGCTGGAAAAACAGCAGCGGCGGCTGTTCGGATCAAGCTCGATTTCCCAGTGCACGGTCCCCAGCAACCACGATTCGAACGCCGGTTCCACCACCAGGGAAAGCATTTCTAGCAGAAGCGTTTCCCATCAAATCTGTAACACCACCCCTGCCAAATCCACCTAACCATCAGGCACATCCAAAACAATTTAGAAAATCTCATCctccacaaaaatttcaaatataaattattatctataatgaaaattattcattttcaacaaaataaataaaactaacaGGAAAACTTTCTCAAAATAGTGAAGTGGTCAAAGCCCAAAAATCTCAAGTTGCACGCGTGAaatcaagataaaaagaaaatcaagataaaACCTGTATActttagaaaatgcaaaaaaaaagtgcaaaaaaaaaaaaaaaatgaaaaagaaaaaatctaaaCACCTGTATACTTTGGAACATGTAAGAGCAGCTGATATCTGTTGGACATGGGGATCTATACAAAAAAGTGAGGCTGGAACTACAAAGTTTCGCCTGAGAGTACAAATAGCAAACCATGTACTCAATCAAATTCCACTGGATTTTTCGCAACCGGCACTGATTTTTCTCCGGCACGTGACATTATCCAACATGGACAATCAAAAATTtcagggaaaaaagaaaataaatggaagAATAATGGATCTCAGAAACAACATATTCTGCAAAGAGCGAATGAACAAAACGAGGGTAGAAGACAAGCAAGAAAAAATCTGCATACAGAAacaagagcgagcgagagagacaGTACAGACGACTCAGACCTGTCGATAGATAGAGAAGAATGAAGCGAAAAAGAGAGATACTGTATATTTTGATATGtgatatatatttgataaatacgTTATATCCATTTTAGGTAACGAGGTAATCATGATATTAGTTATAGTCAATTTGAGATGTACGCAATCTCGAGAGATATATGCAATCCTGACGTTAATTCACCCCGATCTCGATTTGGGATGTACGCAATCTCAGCTTTTGTTCAGGAGTAGAGACTGACAAATCAAACGCTCGTTACGAAAAACATGTCGATGCATCTCAGCTTTTCATTTGGATTGCATCTGTCAGGATTATGCATAGATTTTCGTAGATAATGCATATTCCTGATCGATTCttgtgaaagaatcttgaaCATTAATAGATCCCCATAAGCAAGCTATCAAGAGAACCCTTTTTGCGAATTGTGACTTCGTTAAAAACAGATGAATCCACTTTGAATATGAATGACGGCCCCATCAAATAGGGAGACGGTGCCTTGGTAGACAAGATAGCCATTCAAACCAATGCACATCGTGACAATTGCCTTTCACTTTTACATTACACTACCACAGTTTTCTACAGCAGTAAGTGATTAGATTTGCATGTTCCCAAAATGCATCACTTCCTTTCATCCACAGCCAACCAGCTACATACAGAATTAACcccacacagagagagagagagagaggtcttaGAACATCATCAATTTTCCGAGCAACAGACACACCCACATACTCAGCCCACCAAGCAAGGCTGCGGCCCCACCGGCAAAACTCCCTCCCGGTGTGCTCGTGGTTAGCACCACCACCATCCAGTCGTCCTCCGACCCAACACCAGCTCCTGTGAACCTCGAGTCATTCAAATACTTCTGGTACGGGCTGTGGGTGTAGTTGGTGAGGACTAGCGTCGGAACCAGCTTCGCCACGCACACTGGGAGTATGACGCCATCTGTCGTGTAGTTGGGGTGGATCTTGCACTTGGACAGGGCGTCCTGGTAGCTCGAGGACTGCAGGCCGACGCCCGGGAGGGTGTTGGCACCGTACGTGGCGCTGCAGGGCTGGTCGTCGATTTTGTCGGCGAGCTCGTCCGCAAAGCAGTTGGCCTTGTCGTTCTTGGCGAGCTGCTGGAGATTCTGGGAAGTTCTGTAGCTGTTGATGCCTTGAAGAAGATTGTCCTCGTCGTCTGCAAGAAGATAAAAGAGTGAAGAGTGGAAGCTCTCAGATTGCTTGTTATTCACACAACTCAGATTACTCGAGAACCCTTGAAGGTATATAAGTAGGAATGTAAAAACTCCTATGGATCAACAATAGAGTTATTTGGGCAATCCCAATCAAGAATCAACCATAGTCGAGACAAACGCCAGCAGCTACTAATAATTACTAAGTAATGACCAAATCACC
The nucleotide sequence above comes from Eucalyptus grandis isolate ANBG69807.140 chromosome 2, ASM1654582v1, whole genome shotgun sequence. Encoded proteins:
- the LOC104435149 gene encoding uncharacterized GPI-anchored protein At5g19250 → MQSEQRRDVTLPLESKPKAREHNQDEGGAEKMTMTMEMEGEASAFCGTRRHVMTVILVGLTFRFDEDPENLTALQVSPSHDEDNLLQGINSYRTSQNLQQLAKNDKANCFADELADKIDDQPCSATYGANTLPGVGLQSSSYQDALSKCKIHPNYTTDGVILPVCVAKLVPTLVLTNYTHSPYQKYLNDSRFTGAGVGSEDDWMVVVLTTSTPGGSFAGGAAALLGGLSGFGRGGVTDLMGNASARNAFPGGGTGVRIVVAGDRALGNRA